From Pseudomonas asiatica, the proteins below share one genomic window:
- the glyA gene encoding serine hydroxymethyltransferase, protein MFSRDLTIAKYDAELFEAMQQEALRQEEHIELIASENYTSPAVMEAQGSVLTNKYAEGYPGKRYYGGCEYVDVVEQLAIDRAKELFGADYANVQPHAGSQANAAVYLALLSAGDTILGMSLAHGGHLTHGASVSSSGKLYNAIQYGIDSNGLIDYDEVERLAVEHKPKMIVAGFSAYSQVLDFARFRAIADKVGAYLFVDMAHVAGLVAAGVYPNPVPFADVVTTTTHKTLRGPRGGLILARKNEEIEKKLNSAVFPGAQGGPLEHVIAAKAICFKEALQPEFKAYQQQVVKNAQAMASVFIERGFDVVSGGTQNHLFLLSLIKQEISGKDADAALGKAFITVNKNSVPNDPRSPFVTSGLRFGTPAVTTRGFKEAECRELAGWICDILADLNNEAVIDAVREKVKAICKKLPVYGN, encoded by the coding sequence ATGTTCAGCCGTGATTTGACCATTGCCAAGTACGACGCCGAGCTCTTCGAAGCCATGCAGCAAGAAGCTCTGCGCCAGGAAGAGCATATCGAGCTGATCGCTTCGGAAAACTACACCAGCCCGGCAGTCATGGAGGCCCAGGGCTCGGTCCTGACCAACAAGTACGCCGAAGGCTACCCAGGCAAGCGCTACTACGGTGGTTGCGAGTACGTCGACGTCGTCGAGCAGCTGGCCATCGACCGTGCCAAGGAACTGTTCGGCGCCGACTACGCCAACGTCCAGCCGCACGCCGGCTCCCAGGCCAACGCCGCCGTCTACCTGGCCCTGCTGTCGGCCGGTGACACCATCCTGGGCATGAGCCTGGCCCACGGTGGCCACCTGACCCACGGTGCTTCGGTAAGCTCCTCGGGCAAGCTGTACAACGCCATCCAGTACGGCATCGACAGCAACGGCCTGATCGACTACGACGAAGTCGAGCGCCTGGCTGTCGAGCACAAGCCGAAGATGATCGTTGCCGGCTTCTCGGCCTACTCGCAGGTTCTGGACTTCGCCCGCTTCCGCGCCATCGCCGACAAGGTCGGTGCCTACCTGTTCGTCGACATGGCTCACGTTGCCGGCCTGGTTGCCGCTGGCGTGTACCCGAACCCTGTTCCGTTCGCCGACGTGGTCACCACCACCACCCACAAGACCCTGCGCGGCCCGCGCGGCGGCCTGATCCTCGCTCGCAAGAACGAAGAGATCGAGAAGAAGCTGAACTCCGCCGTCTTCCCTGGCGCCCAGGGTGGCCCGCTGGAGCACGTCATCGCTGCCAAGGCCATCTGCTTCAAGGAAGCCCTGCAGCCTGAGTTCAAGGCTTACCAGCAGCAGGTAGTGAAGAACGCCCAGGCCATGGCCAGCGTGTTCATCGAGCGTGGTTTCGACGTGGTTTCCGGTGGCACCCAGAACCACCTGTTCCTGCTGTCGCTGATCAAGCAGGAAATCTCCGGCAAGGACGCTGACGCCGCCCTGGGCAAAGCCTTCATCACCGTCAACAAGAACTCGGTACCGAACGACCCACGTTCCCCGTTCGTCACCTCGGGCCTGCGTTTCGGCACCCCAGCCGTTACCACCCGTGGTTTCAAGGAAGCCGAGTGCCGCGAGCTGGCTGGCTGGATCTGCGACATCCTGGCTGACCTGAACAACGAAGCGGTTATCGACGCCGTGCGTGAGAAGGTCAAGGCCATCTGCAAGAAGCTGCCGGTTTACGGCAACTGA
- a CDS encoding sensor domain-containing protein: MTNLTHPSTLRSAPQAPVASLRGSIKGALALLALILLGLLLWQLFAQFNHTQADLRKQSLDATAELADHLSLNMALKAQQAVNVVQPYVKAPTPSALPSLMGTLRERLPALQSMAWLDATGQVQADSLAGSPDRHLLDELLRLNQGSPYFFTNSGDNRTVYLLLRQATEQGRGYWLLRLSPDYYRTLTLHLDGAGHPLWLLENSRNGEVLQSHAPAVTSNEPLQSVMLAFIDNSTWQLRGLFDAKLAQQKLLPALLGKCLLVLFCALLPMLALVNMRRRQRALQDDRRRYQEIFEGTGVALCVLDLSSLPGQLDRYHLRNRAALKHSLALDPNLRRSLLLELKITEINQVARQLLNIDSHEGAWQRLIDGTGDGRDSIGMQLIDALIEQRPLLELEVRLPAPLGGELHLWLMARLPQQRRDYQAVILSISDITSRKQVELSLLERESFWSDVVRTVPDQLYVQDVLSQRMIFSNRHLGQTLGYDRTELAQMGERFWELLLHPEDATHYQALRQQQRDSGHDQPLHCQLRFRHRDGGWRCYDIREQVLTRDADGLVTRIIGVGKDVTVQIEASQSLRDSEQRYRMLAESISDVIFSTDNLLQLNYVSPSVQSVLGYQADWIFANGWQSIIANPSQLTGIYSLMERVSKAMGDPAQLAQLRNQLPTQLFLFDCLRADGRKIPIELRLVLVWDDEERFEGVLGVGRDISQQRRAEKDLRMAATVFEHSTSAILITDPAGYIVQANEAFSRVSGYAVSEVLDQLPGMLTVDEQQEGHLRYVVKQLYQRGSWEGEMWLKRRDGDHYPAWVGITAVLDDEGDLASYVCFFTDISERKASEQRIHRLAYYDALTHLPNRTLFQDRLYNALQQAERQKAWVVLMFLDLDRFKPINDSLGHAAGDRMLKDMAQRLLACVDNDDTVARMGGDEFTLLLQPRATREMALNRAIHVAENILGSLVRPFVLENREFFVTASIGIALSPQDGSELSQLMKNADTAMYHAKERGKNNFQFYQAEMNASALERLELESDLRHAMEQNEFILYYQPQFSGDGKRLTGAEALLRWRHPTRGLVPPGDFIPVIEELGLVVDVGDWVLREASRQLKAWHKAKVRVPKVSVNISARQFSDGQLGTRIATILEETGLPPACLELELTESILMREVNEAMQILASLKNLGLSIAVDDFGTGYSSLNYLKQFPIDVLKIDRTFVDGLPEGEQDAQIARAIIAMAHSLNLAVIAEGVETHEQLEFLREHGCDEVQGYLFGRPMPAHQFEAQFANEKLFMFH; the protein is encoded by the coding sequence TTGACCAATCTTACTCATCCGTCGACATTGCGTTCCGCGCCACAGGCGCCCGTGGCCTCGCTGCGCGGGTCGATCAAGGGTGCGCTGGCGCTGCTGGCCCTGATCCTGCTGGGCCTGCTGCTGTGGCAGCTGTTCGCCCAGTTCAACCATACCCAGGCCGACCTGCGCAAACAGAGCCTGGACGCCACCGCCGAACTGGCCGACCACCTGAGCCTGAACATGGCCCTCAAGGCGCAACAGGCCGTGAATGTGGTGCAGCCCTACGTCAAGGCGCCGACGCCCTCGGCCCTGCCCAGCCTCATGGGCACCCTTCGCGAGCGCCTGCCGGCCCTGCAGAGCATGGCCTGGCTGGACGCTACCGGGCAGGTGCAGGCCGACAGCCTGGCCGGCAGCCCCGACCGCCATTTGCTTGACGAGCTGCTTAGGCTGAACCAGGGCAGCCCGTACTTCTTCACCAATTCGGGCGACAACCGCACCGTCTACCTATTGCTACGCCAGGCCACCGAACAAGGCCGCGGCTACTGGCTGCTGCGCCTGTCGCCGGACTACTACCGCACCCTCACCCTCCACCTGGATGGTGCCGGCCACCCGCTGTGGCTGTTGGAAAACAGCCGCAACGGCGAGGTACTGCAAAGCCATGCGCCGGCCGTTACCAGCAACGAACCGCTGCAAAGCGTGATGCTGGCTTTCATCGACAACAGTACCTGGCAGTTGCGCGGCCTGTTCGACGCCAAGCTGGCCCAACAGAAGCTGCTGCCGGCGCTGCTCGGCAAATGCCTGCTGGTGCTGTTCTGCGCCCTGCTGCCGATGCTGGCCCTGGTCAACATGCGCCGCCGCCAACGGGCGCTGCAGGACGACCGCCGGCGCTATCAGGAAATTTTCGAAGGCACCGGCGTGGCCTTGTGTGTGCTCGACCTGTCCAGCCTGCCCGGCCAACTCGACCGTTACCACCTGCGCAACCGTGCCGCGCTCAAACACAGCCTGGCCCTGGACCCCAACCTGCGCCGCTCGCTGCTGCTGGAGCTGAAGATCACCGAGATCAACCAGGTGGCCCGCCAACTGTTGAACATCGACAGCCACGAAGGTGCCTGGCAGCGCCTGATCGATGGCACTGGCGATGGCCGCGACAGCATCGGCATGCAACTGATCGACGCGCTGATCGAGCAGCGCCCGCTGCTGGAGCTGGAGGTGCGCCTGCCGGCGCCGCTGGGTGGCGAGCTGCACCTGTGGCTGATGGCCCGCCTGCCGCAGCAGCGCCGCGACTACCAGGCGGTCATCCTCAGCATCAGCGACATCACCAGCCGCAAGCAGGTGGAGCTGTCGCTGCTGGAGCGCGAAAGCTTCTGGTCGGACGTGGTGCGCACCGTGCCCGACCAGTTGTATGTGCAGGACGTGCTCAGCCAGCGCATGATCTTCAGCAACCGCCACCTCGGCCAGACCTTGGGCTACGACCGTACCGAGCTGGCGCAGATGGGCGAGCGCTTCTGGGAACTGCTGCTGCACCCCGAGGATGCCACGCACTACCAGGCGCTGCGCCAGCAACAGCGGGACAGCGGCCATGACCAGCCGCTGCACTGCCAGCTGCGTTTCCGCCACCGCGATGGCGGCTGGCGCTGCTACGACATCCGCGAACAAGTGCTGACCCGTGACGCCGACGGCCTGGTGACACGCATCATCGGCGTGGGTAAGGACGTGACGGTGCAGATCGAGGCCAGCCAGTCGCTGCGCGACAGCGAGCAGCGCTACCGCATGCTCGCCGAAAGCATCAGCGACGTGATCTTCTCCACCGACAACCTGCTCCAGCTCAACTACGTAAGCCCCTCGGTGCAAAGCGTGCTGGGCTACCAGGCCGACTGGATCTTCGCCAACGGCTGGCAGTCGATCATCGCCAACCCGTCCCAGCTCACCGGCATCTACAGCCTGATGGAGCGCGTCAGCAAGGCCATGGGCGACCCGGCCCAGCTGGCCCAGCTACGCAACCAACTGCCCACCCAGCTGTTCCTTTTCGACTGCCTGCGCGCCGATGGCCGCAAGATCCCCATCGAACTGCGCCTGGTGCTGGTGTGGGACGATGAAGAGCGCTTCGAAGGCGTGCTCGGGGTTGGCCGCGACATCAGCCAGCAACGCCGTGCCGAGAAAGACCTGCGCATGGCAGCGACGGTATTCGAGCACTCCACCTCGGCCATCCTCATCACCGACCCGGCGGGCTATATCGTCCAGGCCAACGAAGCGTTCAGCCGCGTCAGTGGCTACGCCGTCAGCGAGGTGCTCGACCAGTTGCCGGGCATGCTTACCGTCGACGAGCAGCAGGAAGGCCACCTGCGCTACGTGGTGAAGCAGCTTTACCAGCGCGGCAGCTGGGAGGGCGAAATGTGGCTCAAGCGCCGCGACGGCGACCACTACCCGGCCTGGGTCGGCATTACCGCAGTGCTGGACGACGAAGGCGACCTGGCCAGCTACGTGTGTTTCTTCACCGACATCAGCGAGCGCAAGGCCAGCGAACAGCGCATCCACCGCCTGGCCTACTACGACGCCCTCACCCACCTGCCCAACCGCACGTTGTTCCAGGACCGTCTGTACAACGCCCTGCAGCAGGCCGAGCGGCAAAAGGCCTGGGTGGTGCTGATGTTCCTCGACCTGGACCGCTTCAAACCGATCAACGACTCCCTCGGCCACGCTGCCGGCGACCGCATGCTCAAGGACATGGCCCAGCGCCTGCTGGCCTGTGTGGACAACGACGACACCGTGGCGCGCATGGGCGGCGACGAGTTCACCCTGCTGCTGCAACCGCGCGCGACCCGCGAGATGGCACTCAACCGCGCCATCCACGTGGCCGAGAACATCCTCGGCAGCCTGGTGCGGCCGTTCGTGCTGGAAAACCGCGAGTTCTTCGTTACCGCCAGTATCGGCATCGCCCTCAGCCCGCAGGACGGCAGCGAGCTGAGCCAGCTGATGAAAAACGCCGACACCGCCATGTACCACGCCAAGGAGCGCGGCAAGAACAACTTCCAGTTCTACCAGGCGGAGATGAACGCCAGCGCCCTGGAACGCCTGGAGCTGGAGAGCGACCTGCGCCATGCCATGGAGCAGAACGAGTTCATCCTCTACTACCAGCCGCAGTTCAGTGGCGACGGCAAGCGCCTGACCGGCGCCGAAGCCCTGCTACGCTGGCGCCACCCGACCCGCGGCCTGGTGCCGCCGGGCGATTTCATCCCGGTGATCGAAGAACTGGGCCTGGTGGTGGACGTGGGCGACTGGGTGCTGCGCGAGGCCAGCCGCCAGCTCAAGGCCTGGCACAAGGCCAAGGTGCGCGTGCCCAAGGTGTCGGTGAACATCTCGGCGCGGCAGTTCTCCGACGGCCAGCTGGGTACGCGCATCGCCACCATTCTGGAAGAAACCGGCCTGCCACCGGCGTGCCTGGAGCTGGAGCTGACCGAAAGCATCCTGATGCGCGAAGTGAACGAAGCCATGCAGATTCTCGCCAGCCTGAAAAACCTCGGCCTGAGCATCGCGGTGGACGACTTCGGCACCGGTTATTCGTCGCTGAACTACCTCAAGCAGTTCCCGATCGACGTGCTGAAGATCGACCGCACCTTCGTCGACGGCCTGCCCGAAGGCGAACAGGATGCGCAGATTGCCCGGGCGATCATCGCCATGGCCCACAGCCTCAACCTGGCGGTGATCGCCGAAGGGGTGGAGACCCACGAGCAGCTGGAGTTCCTGCGCGAGCATGGTTGCGACGAGGTGCAGGGCTACCTGTTCGGGCGGCCGATGCCGGCGCATCAGTTCGAGGCGCAGTTCGCCAACGAGAAGCTCTTCATGTTCCATTGA
- the ettA gene encoding energy-dependent translational throttle protein EttA — translation MAQYVYTMHRLSKVVPPKREILKNISLSFFPGAKIGVLGLNGAGKSTLLRIMAGVDKEFDGEARPMPDINVGYLPQEPQLDPNKSVREVVEEAVSVIKDAQARLDEVYAAYAEPDADFDKLAAEQAKLEAILQAADGHNLERQLDVAADALRLPAWDARIEHLSGGEKRRVALCRLLLSAPDMLLLDEPTNHLDADSVAWLERFLHDFPGTVVAITHDRYFLDNVAGWILELDRGAGIPYEGNYSGWLEAKSERLAQESKQQSAHEKAMKEELEWVRKGAKARQSKSKARLQRFEEMQSQEFQKRSETNEIYIPAGPRLGDKVIEFKNVTKGYGDRVLIDNLSFSMPKGAIVGVIGGNGAGKSTLFRMLMGKEQPDSGSIEIGETVQLACVDQSREDLDGGKTVFQQVSDGSDMIRIGNYEIPSRTYVGRFNFKGGDQQKFVKDLSGGERGRLHLALTLKEGGNVLLLDEPSNDLDVETLRSLEEALLDFPGAAIVISHDRWFLDRVATHILAYEDDSNVVFFEGNYTEYEADRKKRLGDAAAQPHRVRHKKLAQ, via the coding sequence TTGGCTCAATACGTCTACACCATGCATCGGCTGAGCAAGGTCGTGCCGCCGAAGCGGGAAATTCTCAAGAACATTTCCCTGTCGTTCTTCCCGGGCGCCAAGATCGGCGTGCTCGGCCTGAACGGCGCGGGTAAATCGACCCTGCTGCGGATCATGGCGGGCGTCGACAAGGAATTCGACGGCGAAGCCCGTCCGATGCCCGACATCAACGTCGGCTACCTGCCACAGGAACCGCAACTGGACCCGAACAAGTCGGTGCGCGAAGTGGTCGAGGAAGCGGTCAGCGTGATCAAGGACGCCCAGGCGCGCCTGGACGAGGTCTATGCTGCCTACGCCGAACCGGATGCCGACTTCGACAAGCTGGCCGCCGAGCAGGCCAAGCTGGAAGCCATCCTGCAGGCCGCTGACGGCCACAACCTGGAGCGCCAGCTGGACGTTGCCGCCGACGCCCTGCGTCTGCCGGCCTGGGATGCACGCATCGAGCACCTGTCCGGTGGTGAGAAGCGCCGAGTGGCCCTGTGCCGCCTGCTGCTGTCGGCCCCCGACATGCTGCTGCTGGACGAACCGACCAACCACCTGGACGCCGACTCGGTGGCCTGGCTGGAGCGCTTCCTGCACGACTTCCCAGGCACCGTGGTAGCCATTACCCACGACCGTTACTTCCTCGACAACGTCGCTGGCTGGATCCTGGAACTGGACCGCGGCGCCGGTATCCCGTACGAAGGCAACTACTCGGGCTGGCTGGAAGCCAAGTCCGAGCGCCTGGCGCAGGAATCCAAGCAGCAGAGCGCCCACGAGAAGGCCATGAAAGAGGAACTGGAGTGGGTGCGCAAAGGCGCCAAGGCCCGCCAGTCCAAGTCCAAGGCACGTCTGCAGCGCTTTGAAGAAATGCAGTCGCAGGAATTCCAGAAGCGCAGCGAAACCAACGAGATCTACATCCCGGCCGGCCCGCGCCTGGGCGACAAGGTCATCGAGTTCAAGAACGTCACCAAGGGCTACGGCGACCGCGTGCTGATCGACAACCTGTCGTTCTCCATGCCTAAAGGCGCCATCGTCGGTGTGATCGGTGGTAACGGTGCCGGTAAGTCGACCCTGTTCCGCATGCTGATGGGCAAGGAACAGCCGGACTCGGGCAGCATCGAGATCGGTGAAACCGTGCAGCTGGCCTGCGTCGACCAGAGCCGCGAAGACCTGGACGGCGGCAAGACCGTATTCCAGCAGGTTTCCGACGGCTCTGACATGATCCGCATCGGCAACTACGAGATCCCGTCGCGTACCTATGTGGGCCGCTTCAACTTCAAGGGTGGCGACCAGCAGAAGTTCGTCAAGGACCTGTCCGGTGGTGAGCGTGGCCGCCTGCACCTGGCTCTGACCCTGAAGGAGGGCGGTAACGTCCTGCTGCTCGACGAACCGTCCAACGACCTCGACGTCGAAACCCTGCGTTCGCTGGAAGAGGCCCTGCTGGACTTCCCGGGCGCGGCGATCGTGATCTCCCACGACCGTTGGTTCCTGGACCGTGTGGCTACCCACATCCTGGCGTACGAAGACGACTCGAACGTGGTGTTCTTCGAGGGTAACTACACCGAGTACGAAGCCGACCGCAAGAAGCGCCTGGGCGATGCTGCTGCCCAGCCGCACCGTGTACGGCACAAGAAGCTGGCTCAGTAA
- the gdhA gene encoding NADP-specific glutamate dehydrogenase, protein MIESVDNFLARLKQRDPAQPEFHQAVEEVLRSLWPFLEANPHYLQAGILERMVEPERAVLFRVSWVDDQGKVQVNRGYRIQMSSAIGPYKGGLRFHPSVNLGVLKFLAFEQVFKNSLTSLPMGGGKGGSDFDPKGKSDAEVMRFCQAFMSELYRHIGADLDVPAGDIGVGAREIGFMFGQYKRLANQFTSVLTGKGMTYGGSLIRPEATGYGCVYFAEEMLKRQDKRIDGCRVAISGSGNVAQYAARKVMDLGGKVISLSDSEGTLYAEAGLTDAQWDAVMELKNVKRGRISELAAQFGLEFRKGQTPWSLPCDIALPCATQNELDAEDARTLLRNGCICVAEGANMPTTLEAVDIFLEAGILYAPGKASNAGGVAVSGLEMSQNAMRLLWTAGEVDSKLHNIMQSIHHACVHYGEEADGSINYVKGANIAGFVKVADAMLAQGVV, encoded by the coding sequence ATGATCGAATCTGTCGACAATTTCCTCGCGCGCCTGAAGCAACGCGATCCGGCCCAACCTGAATTCCACCAGGCTGTGGAAGAAGTGCTGCGCAGCCTGTGGCCATTCCTCGAGGCCAACCCGCATTACCTGCAGGCCGGCATTCTGGAGCGTATGGTCGAGCCCGAGCGCGCCGTACTGTTCCGCGTGTCCTGGGTCGATGACCAGGGCAAGGTGCAGGTCAACCGCGGCTACCGCATCCAGATGAGCAGCGCCATCGGCCCGTACAAGGGCGGCCTGCGCTTCCACCCGTCGGTCAACCTGGGCGTGCTGAAGTTCCTGGCCTTCGAGCAGGTGTTCAAGAACTCTCTCACCTCGCTGCCCATGGGCGGCGGCAAAGGCGGCTCGGACTTCGACCCCAAAGGCAAGAGCGACGCCGAAGTCATGCGTTTCTGCCAGGCGTTCATGAGCGAGCTGTACCGCCACATTGGCGCTGACCTGGACGTCCCGGCCGGTGACATCGGCGTGGGTGCCCGCGAAATCGGCTTCATGTTCGGCCAGTACAAGCGCCTGGCCAACCAGTTCACTTCGGTGCTGACCGGCAAGGGCATGACCTACGGCGGCAGCCTGATCCGTCCGGAAGCCACCGGCTACGGCTGCGTGTACTTCGCAGAGGAAATGCTCAAGCGCCAGGACAAGCGTATCGATGGCTGCCGCGTGGCGATTTCCGGTTCGGGTAACGTGGCCCAGTATGCCGCGCGCAAGGTCATGGACCTGGGCGGCAAGGTGATTTCGCTGTCTGACTCCGAAGGCACCCTGTACGCCGAAGCTGGCCTGACCGATGCCCAGTGGGATGCGGTGATGGAACTGAAGAACGTCAAGCGTGGCCGCATCAGCGAACTGGCCGCGCAGTTCGGCCTGGAGTTCCGCAAGGGCCAGACCCCGTGGAGCCTGCCGTGCGACATCGCCCTGCCGTGTGCCACGCAGAACGAACTGGACGCCGAAGACGCCCGCACCTTGCTGCGCAATGGCTGCATCTGCGTGGCCGAAGGCGCCAACATGCCGACTACCCTGGAGGCTGTGGATATCTTCCTGGAGGCCGGCATCCTGTACGCCCCGGGCAAGGCCTCCAACGCCGGCGGCGTGGCCGTGTCGGGCCTGGAGATGTCGCAGAACGCCATGCGCCTGCTGTGGACTGCCGGTGAGGTGGACAGCAAGCTGCACAACATCATGCAGTCGATTCACCATGCGTGCGTGCATTACGGTGAAGAGGCGGATGGCAGCATCAACTACGTCAAAGGTGCGAACATCGCGGGCTTCGTGAAAGTGGCTGATGCGATGTTGGCGCAAGGCGTGGTTTGA
- a CDS encoding GreA/GreB family elongation factor has translation MSRAFVNEDQAAAQADQPVERRVSEQPNYVTASGLRQLQERVTELNALRSELQAQGERGDKQRLADTERDLRYFSARLQSAQVVPAATSRSKVQIGSRVRFVDAQDQEQVVRLVGEDEADAGRGLINWGSPLGRALLGAGPGDEVVWRRPVGEQVIEVVEVFGED, from the coding sequence ATGAGCCGAGCATTCGTCAACGAAGACCAAGCCGCCGCCCAGGCTGATCAGCCGGTCGAGCGACGGGTCAGCGAACAACCCAACTACGTCACTGCCAGTGGCCTGCGCCAGCTGCAGGAGCGCGTGACCGAGCTGAATGCCCTGCGCAGCGAACTGCAGGCACAAGGTGAACGTGGCGACAAGCAGCGGCTGGCGGATACCGAACGGGACCTGCGCTACTTCAGCGCGCGATTGCAAAGCGCCCAGGTTGTGCCGGCGGCGACATCGCGCAGCAAGGTGCAGATTGGCAGCCGGGTGCGGTTTGTCGATGCGCAGGACCAGGAGCAAGTAGTAAGGCTGGTGGGCGAGGATGAGGCGGATGCCGGGCGGGGGTTGATAAACTGGGGTTCGCCGTTGGGGCGGGCTTTGCTCGGGGCGGGGCCAGGGGATGAGGTGGTCTGGCGGCGGCCGGTGGGGGAGCAGGTGATCGAAGTGGTTGAGGTTTTTGGTGAAGATTGA
- a CDS encoding Lnb N-terminal periplasmic domain-containing protein, protein MLKRFVSLALCACAPAHAAPVLDQGRVQQLANTPYWIALGHYETAKLGGWRSYVDDDAFFLAEDGAHYPDQELKATVEALYAPASLGDKHAQCVFPARTRWLREQLDLQDLPQPDCQEFTTWYQSIDPHSAALIFPAAYLNSPSSMFGHTLLRIDQSNTRSDDTTLLSYAINFGAYIEGSDNSILYAWKGLMGGYPGLFALMPYQEKLSEYRSLENRDLWEYQLDLTPEETGRMVEHVWELKQIQFDYFFFDENCSYRLLELLQVARPGLDLTSQFPLTAIPTDTVKAVKQSGMVASETYRPSRERELLARAEPLDHDEKRQVLAVSADTGQLQSPEFKALPRQRQALVQDAAYRLERYRANGQERDPGQAKRSFELLRAINSNPPLPLQIERPGLPEDGHDSRTWQLGVGTREDRAYAEYGLRMAYHDLNDNAYGFPLGAQIEILQLKLRQYEGNDWQVQRLDLATIRSLTPRNELLKPWSWQVAGGLERVPGKHDDEVLVSHVNGGAGGTWQLADGLLGFALGTVRVEHHNDFAQFIAPAAGFNGGLLWRNGLGNMTLEAKGDYFTNGEVRRSVSLNQQWEISQNLGLRLSASREFSHLATAQNEVMLELKWYHY, encoded by the coding sequence ATGCTCAAACGCTTCGTATCCCTGGCGCTGTGTGCCTGCGCCCCTGCTCATGCCGCGCCCGTGCTGGACCAAGGCCGTGTCCAGCAACTGGCCAACACCCCTTACTGGATTGCCCTGGGCCATTACGAAACCGCCAAGCTGGGTGGCTGGCGCAGCTATGTGGACGATGATGCGTTCTTCCTCGCCGAGGATGGCGCGCACTACCCCGACCAGGAACTGAAAGCCACGGTCGAAGCGCTGTACGCCCCGGCCAGCCTCGGCGACAAACATGCCCAGTGCGTATTCCCGGCGCGCACCCGCTGGCTGCGCGAACAGCTCGACTTGCAAGACTTGCCGCAACCTGACTGCCAGGAGTTCACCACCTGGTACCAGTCTATCGACCCACACAGTGCGGCGCTGATCTTCCCGGCGGCCTACCTGAACAGCCCGTCATCGATGTTCGGCCACACCTTGCTGCGCATCGACCAGTCCAACACCCGCAGCGACGACACCACGCTGCTGAGCTACGCAATCAACTTCGGCGCCTACATCGAAGGCAGCGACAACAGCATCCTGTATGCCTGGAAGGGCCTGATGGGTGGCTACCCGGGCCTGTTCGCGCTGATGCCCTACCAGGAGAAACTGTCCGAATACCGCAGCCTGGAAAACCGCGACCTGTGGGAGTACCAACTGGACCTGACCCCGGAAGAAACCGGGCGCATGGTCGAACATGTGTGGGAGCTGAAGCAGATCCAGTTCGACTACTTCTTCTTCGATGAGAACTGCTCGTACCGCCTGCTGGAGCTGCTGCAGGTGGCCCGGCCGGGCCTTGACCTGACCTCGCAGTTCCCGCTGACCGCCATCCCGACCGACACGGTGAAAGCCGTGAAGCAGTCCGGCATGGTCGCCAGCGAGACGTACCGCCCCTCTCGCGAACGTGAACTGCTGGCCCGGGCCGAGCCGCTCGATCACGACGAAAAGCGCCAGGTGCTGGCTGTAAGTGCCGACACCGGGCAACTGCAGAGCCCCGAATTCAAGGCCCTCCCCCGCCAGCGCCAGGCGCTGGTGCAGGACGCCGCGTACCGGCTGGAGCGTTACCGTGCCAATGGCCAGGAGCGCGACCCTGGGCAGGCGAAACGCAGCTTCGAACTGCTGCGGGCAATCAACAGCAACCCGCCCCTGCCCCTGCAGATCGAGCGCCCAGGCCTGCCCGAGGACGGCCATGACTCGCGCACCTGGCAGCTGGGCGTAGGCACCCGCGAAGACCGCGCCTACGCCGAGTACGGCCTGCGCATGGCCTACCACGACCTGAATGACAACGCCTATGGCTTCCCGCTGGGGGCGCAGATCGAGATCCTGCAGCTGAAGCTGCGCCAGTACGAAGGCAATGACTGGCAGGTGCAGCGCCTGGACCTGGCCACCATCCGTTCGCTGACACCGCGCAACGAGCTGCTCAAGCCCTGGTCGTGGCAGGTGGCCGGCGGGCTGGAGCGCGTGCCGGGCAAGCATGATGACGAAGTGCTGGTAAGCCATGTGAACGGCGGGGCCGGCGGCACCTGGCAACTGGCCGACGGGTTGCTGGGCTTTGCCCTGGGCACGGTGCGGGTCGAGCACCACAATGATTTTGCCCAGTTCATCGCCCCGGCGGCGGGCTTCAATGGCGGGCTGCTGTGGCGCAACGGGCTGGGCAACATGACGCTGGAGGCCAAGGGCGATTATTTCACCAATGGCGAAGTACGGCGCAGTGTGAGCCTGAACCAGCAATGGGAGATCAGCCAGAACCTGGGCCTGCGGTTGAGTGCTTCGCGAGAGTTCAGCCACCTGGCCACAGCGCAGAACGAGGTGATGCTGGAGTTGAAGTGGTATCACTACTGA
- a CDS encoding DUF3015 domain-containing protein, translating into MKRILLGTLFTVVSINAMAEAPGGPNCGWGNMLFEGQRGTPAHFLASTTNGTSGNATFGMTSGTNGCSTKASLTYGGKSWFAMNGMMNELSEDMAMGQGEALTTYAVVLGVAPEDRGYFASVTHQHFNQIFSSADVTAETVHSNTLAVLKNDPRLAKYATEA; encoded by the coding sequence ATGAAACGGATTCTTCTGGGTACTCTGTTCACCGTGGTCTCGATCAATGCCATGGCCGAAGCGCCAGGCGGCCCGAACTGCGGCTGGGGCAACATGCTGTTCGAAGGCCAGCGCGGCACTCCGGCACACTTCCTGGCTTCCACCACCAACGGCACCTCCGGTAACGCCACCTTCGGCATGACCTCCGGCACCAACGGCTGCTCGACCAAAGCGTCGCTGACCTACGGCGGCAAGTCCTGGTTCGCCATGAACGGCATGATGAATGAACTTTCCGAAGACATGGCCATGGGCCAGGGCGAAGCACTGACCACCTATGCCGTGGTTCTCGGCGTGGCCCCTGAAGACCGTGGCTACTTCGCATCGGTCACCCATCAGCACTTCAACCAGATCTTCAGCAGCGCCGACGTCACTGCCGAAACCGTCCACAGCAACACCCTGGCTGTTCTGAAGAACGACCCACGCCTGGCCAAATACGCAACCGAGGCCTGA